The genomic interval ACAACGCGGCGAGCAGCTGCTCGACGCCGCTGTTCGGTATGCGGAGGAGCGGCACTGGGACGTATTCGCCGGCACCTGGCTGGTGACCGAGGAGGGCGGGGAGCGCTGCTCGTGCGGCGAGCTCGACTGCCCGGCCCCCGGCGCGCACCCGTCCCGGCCCGACTGGGCGACCCAGGCCACCGGCAGCGCGGTCGCCGCCCGCCGGATGTGGGACAAGCGGCCCGCCGCCTCGGTCCTGCTGCCCACCGGCCGCACCTTCGACGCCCTGGAGGTGCCGGAGAGCGCCGGGTGTCTGGCGCTGGCCCGCATGGAGCGCATGGGGACCGCCCTCGGCCCGGTCACCTCCACCCCGTACGGCCGGATGCTGTTCTTCGTGCTGCCCGGTGGCGCCCTGAAGGCCCCCGTCCTCGCCGGGAAGCTGGGCTGGCGGCCCTCCCTGCTCGACCTGGTCGCGCGCGGCGAGGGCGACTACGTGGTCGCGCCCCCGACGCGGATGGGCTCGCGCGGCTCGGTGCAGTGGGCCCGCCAGCCCACCGCCGCCAACCGCTGGCTGCCCGACGCGGAGGAGCTCGTCAGCTCCCTGGCGTACGCCTGCGCCTGCGACGCCCAGGACGCGCGGCGCAGGTGACGCGCGGCGGGGCCGGGGAGGACGGCCGAGGGCCCGCCCCCGGCCTCCCGGGTCCCCCGGCCCCCGCTCCCCGGCCCCTGCCCCGTTCCCTCCTCAGGCCGTCGTACCCGAGGCCTCCGCCACGTGGCCGTCGGGCCGTACGAGCAGGGTCGTCGGGCGGGCGTCGGCGCGGGTCACCGTGACGACGCCCTCCTCCTCCCGTGCGCTCACCCCGCGCGGGAGGACGCGCACATACGAACCGGCGCGCAGCGCCTCGTACAGGCGCGAGGGCCCGCCCGCGGTCTCCCTCAGCGGCAGGTCGGGGACGCGCCGGCCGGTCCACGGATGGGCGCCGGGCGGCGCGGGGTAGTCGATGCCGATGCCCGACACCAGCAGGCCGCCCCGGCGGGTGACGAAGGGCACGGCCCCGGCGGCCGCGGTGGCGGCCTCCCGCAGACCGCGGGCGACGGGCGAGCCCA from Streptomyces albireticuli carries:
- a CDS encoding bifunctional DNA primase/polymerase, which translates into the protein MEETIGVVGAPHIPQQRGEQLLDAAVRYAEERHWDVFAGTWLVTEEGGERCSCGELDCPAPGAHPSRPDWATQATGSAVAARRMWDKRPAASVLLPTGRTFDALEVPESAGCLALARMERMGTALGPVTSTPYGRMLFFVLPGGALKAPVLAGKLGWRPSLLDLVARGEGDYVVAPPTRMGSRGSVQWARQPTAANRWLPDAEELVSSLAYACACDAQDARRR